One genomic region from Rosa rugosa chromosome 1, drRosRugo1.1, whole genome shotgun sequence encodes:
- the LOC133723264 gene encoding FACT complex subunit SPT16-like — translation MADNRKGNVKPANGKASGTTAGSSSTYVIDVNNFSKRLKLLYSHWNEHHSGLWGHSDALAIATPPTSDDLRYLKSSALNIWLVGFEFPDTIMVFTKKQIHVLCSQKKASLLEIVKKPAKEAVGVEVVMHVKLKSQDGTGLMDTIFQAVKAQASSSSSSNPVVGHIAREAPEGKLLETWMDKLNSAHFELTDVTNGFSDLFAVKDSAELTNVKKAAFLTSSVMRSFVVPKLEKVIDEEKKISHSSLMDETEKTIVEPARIKVKLKADNVDICYPPIFQSGGGFDLKPSASSNDENLCYDSTSVIICAVGSRYNSYCSNVARTFLIDANSTQSKAYEVLLKAQEAAISKLKAGNKLSAAYQAAVSVVEKEAPELAANLTKTAGTGIGLEFRESGLNLNAKNDRIFKPGMVFNVSLGFQNLQAQTKNPKTQIFSLLLADTVIVGKESPEILTNVSSKAVKDVAYSFNDDDDDEDERTKIKAGSKGAGSTKSKATLRSDNHEMSKEELRRQHQAELARQKNEETARRLAGGDSAATNNRGAGKTIGDLIAYKNVNDISPPRELMIQVDQKNEAILLPIYGNMVPFHVATVKSVSSHQDTTQDSNRNCYIRIIFNVPGTPFSPHDANSLKFQGSIYLKEVSFRSKDQRHISEAVQLIKTLRRQVASRESERAERATLVTQEKLQLAGAKFKPKRLPDLEIRPSFGGRARKLTGSLEAHANGLRYSTSRADQRVDVMFSNIKHAFFQPAEREMITLLHFHLHNHIMVGNKKTKDVQFYTEVMDVVQTLGGGKRSAYDPDEIEEEHRERQRKNKINMEFQNFVNRVNDMWGQPEFKSLDLEFDQPLRELGFNGVPHKSSAFIVPTSSCLVELIETPFVVITLSEIEIVNLERVGLGQKNFDLTIVFKDFKRDVFRIDSIPSTSLDGIKEWLDTTDLKYYESRLNLNWRPILKTITDDPEKFIEDGGWEFLNLEVSDSDSDNSQESDQGYVPSDIQSESGSEDEDDESESLVESEDDEEEESGEDSEEEEGKTWEELEREASHADREKGNDSDSEEERARRKVKSFGKARAPDKRNHGGSLPKRPKFR, via the coding sequence ATGGCTGATAATCGGAAAGGTAATGTGAAACCGGCGAATGGGAAGGCGTCAGGAACCACTGCAGGGAGCTCCAGTACATATGTGATTGATGTCAATAACTTCAGCAAGCGGCTAAAGCTGTTGTACTCGCATTGGAATGAACACCACAGTGGTCTATGGGGTCACTCTGATGCACTTGCTATTGCAACTCCTCCGACTTCAGATGATCTGCGGTACCTGAAATCCTCGGCGCTGAATATCTGGTTGGTCGGGTTTGAGTTCCCGGATACTATCATGGTTTTCACAAAGAAGCAGATCCATGTTTTGTGCAGCCAGAAGAAAGCATCTCTGTTGGAAATTGTGAAGAAGCCTGCAAAAGAGGCTGTTGGTGTTGAAGTTGTGATGCATGTGAAGCTCAAGAGTCAGGATGGGACGGGGCTGATGGATACCATTTTTCAAGCTGTGAAGGCCCAAGCAAGCTCCAGTAGTAGTTCTAATCCTGTTGTTGGACACATAGCAAGAGAGGCTCCAGAAGGGAAGCTTTTGGAGACTTGGATGGACAAGTTGAATAGTGCTCATTTCGAGTTAACTGATGTAACAAATGGGTTCTCAGACTTATTTGCTGTCAAAGACTCCGCGGAGCTTACGAATGTGAAGAAAGCTGCATTCTTGACTTCGTCGGTGATGAGGAGTTTTGTGGTACCTAAGCTTGAAAAGGTCATTGAtgaggaaaagaaaatttctcATTCTTCACTGATGGATGAAACGGAAAAGACCATAGTGGAACCTGCAAGAATTAAGGTCAAGCTGAAGGCAGACAATGTTGATATCTGTTATCCTCCAATTTTTCAGAGTGGCGGAGGATTTGACCTGAAACCAAGTGCTTCAAGCAACGATGAGAACCTTTGTTACGACTCTACCAGTGTAATTATATGTGCTGTTGGATCGCGGTACAACAGCTATTGCTCAAATGTTGCTCGGACCTTTCTGATTGACGCAAATTCTACACAGAGCAAAGCTTATGAGGTTCTGCTTAAAGCTCAAGAAGCTGCAATTAGTAAATTAAAAGCTGGCAACAAGTTGAGTGCTGCATACCAAGCTGCGGTCTCAGTAGTTGAAAAGGAGGCTCCAGAGTTGGCTGCAAACTTGACTAAAACAGCAGGAACTGGAATTGGCCTTGAGTTTCGTGAGTCCGGTCTTAATCTGAATGCCAAGAATGATCGGATTTTCAAACCAGGCATGGTTTTCAATGTGTCTCTTGGTTTTCAGAACTTGCAGGCACAAACAAAAAACCCAAAGACCCAGATATTTTCACTGTTATTAGCGGATACAGTTATTGTTGGTAAAGAGAGCCCTGAAATTTTGACTAATGTAAGCTCTAAAGCTGTGAAGGATGTGGCTTACTCATTCaatgatgatgacgatgatgaaGACGAGAGGACAAAAATCAAAGCCGGTAGTAAAGGTGCTGGGAGTACCAAGAGTAAGGCCACACTTAGGTCAGACAACCATGAAATGTCAAAGGAAGAACTACGGAGGCAGCATCAAGCGGAACTTGCCCGCCAAAAGAATGAGGAAACTGCTAGGAGGCTTGCCGGTGGGGATTCTGCAGCAACAAACAATCGTGGTGCTGGGAAGACAATTGGTGATCTGATTGCATATAAGAATGTCAATGATATCTCTCCTCCAAGGGAGCTAATGATTCAGGTTGATCAGAAAAATGAAGCCATCCTCTTGCCAATTTATGGAAACATGGTCCCTTTCCATGTAGCCACCGTGAAGAGTGTTTCCAGCCATCAGGACACTACCCAGGACAGTAACCGTAATTGCTACATCCGTATAATCTTTAATGTACCTGGCACCCCATTTAGTCCTCATGATGCAAACTCCCTCAAGTTTCAAGGATCAATTTATTTGAAGGAAGTTTCATTCCGCTCTAAAGACCAAAGGCATATAAGTGAAGCAGTACAGCTTATAAAAACCCTTCGCCGCCAGGTTGCCTCAAGGGAGTCTGAAAGAGCTGAGAGGGCAACTTTAGTTACGCAGGAGAAGCTGCAACTTGCAGGAGCCAAATTCAAGCCAAAAAGATTGCCTGATCTAGAGATTCGTCCCAGTTTTGGTGGTCGTGCAAGAAAGCTCACAGGATCACTGGAAGCCCACGCAAATGGGTTACGGTATTCTACTTCTAGGGCTGATCAACGTGTGGACGTTATGTTTAGCAATATCAAACATGCATTTTTCCAGCCAGCAGAGAGGGAAATGATTACCTTGTTGCACTTTCATCTGCACAATCACATTATGGTGGGTAACAAAAAGACCAAGGATGTACAATTTTATACGGAAGTGATGGATGTAGTCCAGACACTGGGTGGTGGAAAGAGGTCTGCCTATGATCCTGATGAGATTGAGGAAGAGCATCGTGAGAGACAACGAAAGAACAAAATTAACATGGAGTTCCAGAACTTCGTGAACCGAGTGAATGATATGTGGGGGCAACCTGAATTCAAATCTCTTGACCTCGAGTTTGATCAGCCTCTTAGAGAGCTTGGCTTCAATGGAGTTCCTCATAAATCCTCGGCTTTCATTGTCCCTACTTCAAGCTGCCTGGTGGAGCTGATAGAGACACCGTTTGTGGTAATTACTCTAAGTGAGATTGAAATTGTGAACCTTGAGAGAGTTGGTCTTGGGCAAAAGAACTTTGATTTGACTATTGTATTCAAGGACTTCAAGCGGGATGTATTTAGAATTGATTCCATCCCGTCCACATCACTAGATGGCATCAAGGAGTGGTTAGACACAACTGATCTCAAGTATTATGAGAGCAGGTTGAATCTCAATTGGCGACCTATACTGAAAACCATTACTGATGACCCTGAAAAGTTCATAGAAGACGGTGGATGGGAATTTTTGAACCTGGAGGTCAGTGATTCTGATTCAGACAATTCTCAGGAGTCAGACCAAGGGTATGTGCCTTCGGATATACAGTCAGAATCAGGTTCagaagatgaggatgatgagAGCGAGTCGTTGGTGGAATCCGAggatgatgaggaagaggagtCTGGAGAAGActcagaagaggaagaaggaaaGACATGGGAAGAGTTAGAGAGGGAAGCGAGCCATGCAGACAGGGAAAAAGGAAATGACTCCGACAGTGAAGAGGAGAGGGCAAGAAGGAAGGTGAAGTCCTTTGGAAAAGCTCGGGCACCAGACAAGAGAAATCATGGTGGCAGCCTTCCTAAGAGGCCCAAATTTAGGTGA